One segment of Clostridiales bacterium DNA contains the following:
- a CDS encoding helix-turn-helix transcriptional regulator, whose product MNFLNPGEKIKKIRKYLKMNQEELQDECISRGLISMIEIGKRALTKDVEIKLVEKFRLKAKELNISLDIDEKYLLRSSSEDAELYCIEKLEKAEKSDDIEDVFEIASKFNLLNVKALFYAKKADFNMSDKDYDTAFINYNEAIIIDQVINHYEKFPYLYWKIGLCKAEESQYSDALSYFNICEHYSIMYKDLELRNKVLYDIALCYEKLDKLELALECLDKYLFLTREEKENNVYYYVNMLKANCYEEMGKYDSAIEIYNCLYKKLAESDSLLGYVYNNLGSIYFDKSDFETSLYYFEKAENIRRVIDKEHLCYTLMEKSKIFIKQHLYGKAIETIKSGLNYANIYKDYDCLLKCYHNLLRIYGSTDNISNLKKTYMSIIEVLKEINNYDELVSAYVKLALIYLNENDIENARYYLTLAQNKGSENHEKET is encoded by the coding sequence ATGAATTTTTTAAATCCTGGTGAAAAAATAAAAAAAATAAGAAAATATTTAAAAATGAATCAAGAAGAACTCCAAGATGAGTGTATCTCAAGAGGATTAATAAGCATGATAGAAATAGGCAAAAGAGCATTGACAAAAGATGTAGAAATAAAACTTGTTGAAAAATTTAGGCTTAAGGCTAAAGAACTCAATATAAGTTTGGATATAGATGAAAAGTATTTGCTTCGTTCTTCTTCAGAGGATGCCGAACTGTATTGCATAGAAAAACTTGAAAAAGCTGAAAAAAGCGATGATATTGAAGATGTTTTTGAAATAGCCTCAAAATTTAACTTATTAAATGTGAAGGCGCTTTTTTATGCTAAAAAAGCCGATTTTAATATGTCAGATAAAGATTATGATACCGCTTTTATAAACTATAATGAAGCTATAATTATTGATCAAGTTATAAATCATTATGAAAAGTTTCCGTACTTATATTGGAAAATAGGATTATGTAAAGCAGAAGAATCTCAATACAGCGATGCGTTATCATATTTTAATATTTGTGAACATTATTCAATAATGTATAAGGATTTGGAATTACGAAATAAGGTATTATATGATATAGCTTTATGTTATGAAAAACTCGATAAATTAGAACTGGCGCTGGAGTGTTTGGATAAATATTTATTTTTAACCAGAGAAGAAAAAGAAAATAATGTTTATTATTATGTTAATATGCTTAAAGCAAACTGTTATGAAGAAATGGGCAAATACGACTCTGCTATCGAAATTTATAATTGTTTATATAAAAAATTGGCGGAATCCGATTCACTGTTAGGATACGTATATAATAACTTAGGGTCAATTTATTTTGACAAGTCTGATTTTGAAACTAGTTTATATTATTTTGAAAAAGCTGAGAATATTAGAAGGGTTATAGATAAGGAACATTTATGCTATACGCTTATGGAAAAATCAAAAATATTTATTAAGCAACATCTATATGGTAAAGCAATAGAAACAATTAAATCAGGTCTTAATTATGCCAATATTTATAAAGATTATGATTGTTTGCTGAAATGCTATCATAATCTTCTGCGTATTTATGGAAGCACGGATAATATTTCAAATTTAAAGAAAACTTATATGTCTATTATTGAGGTATTGAAAGAAATTAATAATTACGATGAGCTTGTTTCAGCATATGTTAAGTTAGCGCTTATATATTTGAATGAAAATGATATAGAAAATGCAAGGTATTATCTTACTCTAGCCCAAAACAAAGGAAGCGAAAATCATGAAAAAGAAACTTAA
- a CDS encoding ACT domain-containing protein translates to MPEQYYIVKKEVVPEIYSKVIDAKKLIQSGTARSINEAVQMVGISRGAFYKYKDSIYLESEVSKKSIVTLSLLLQHIPGVLSNLLNIIAEWKGNILTINQNIPINDIANATVTFEYNPQDMDLDRLICAIKKVDGIIEVNIIGRQ, encoded by the coding sequence ATGCCTGAGCAATATTATATAGTAAAAAAGGAAGTCGTGCCTGAAATATATTCAAAAGTTATAGATGCCAAAAAGCTTATCCAGTCGGGAACGGCACGCAGCATAAATGAAGCGGTGCAAATGGTGGGTATAAGCAGAGGCGCCTTTTATAAATATAAGGATAGTATATATTTAGAATCCGAAGTATCCAAAAAAAGCATAGTTACTTTAAGTCTCCTGCTTCAGCATATTCCCGGAGTACTTTCAAATCTCCTTAATATAATTGCGGAATGGAAAGGCAATATACTTACGATAAACCAGAATATACCTATTAACGATATAGCCAACGCCACTGTTACATTTGAATATAATCCGCAGGATATGGATCTGGATAGGCTTATCTGCGCTATCAAAAAAGTTGACGGCATCATCGAGGTAAACATAATAGGCAGGCAATAA
- a CDS encoding MFS transporter has protein sequence MRFSILKQKNFLILMLGKSISIIGTEMQNFALSLYVLKITGSATLFATVLTATIIPKLVLGPIAGVIADRLNRKKLIIYLDLLNGLTILFFVYLYSRNGSLKLTSIYILVAITSVVLTGIGFLVQVVTGVGNIALTTMLQREIPLHLMGRVNSVFEIGVMLAMPLGQIVFGVLFDKIPSWLCLIISSLILLTTILSLRKNLISQEDITNLNTNDNCTSDLK, from the coding sequence ATGAGGTTTTCAATTTTAAAACAAAAAAACTTTTTAATATTAATGTTAGGAAAATCGATATCCATTATAGGAACTGAGATGCAAAACTTTGCATTATCATTGTATGTTTTAAAAATCACAGGGTCAGCTACATTATTTGCCACTGTCTTGACAGCAACAATAATTCCAAAGCTTGTTTTAGGGCCGATAGCCGGAGTTATAGCGGACAGACTTAACAGGAAGAAATTGATTATATACTTGGATTTGCTAAATGGATTAACAATTCTATTTTTTGTATATTTATATAGTAGAAACGGCAGTTTAAAATTAACCAGTATATATATTTTAGTAGCTATTACATCTGTAGTTCTAACTGGCATTGGCTTCCTTGTTCAGGTAGTAACAGGGGTAGGAAATATTGCATTAACAACCATGCTCCAAAGGGAAATACCTTTGCATTTAATGGGTAGGGTAAATTCGGTCTTTGAAATAGGGGTAATGTTGGCAATGCCTTTAGGACAAATAGTATTTGGCGTCTTATTTGATAAAATACCATCATGGTTATGTTTGATTATATCATCGCTGATTTTGCTTACTACCATATTGTCTTTAAGGAAAAATCTGATTAGTCAGGAAGACATCACAAATTTAAATACAAACGATAATTGTACTTCCGATCTTAAGTAG
- a CDS encoding zinc-ribbon domain-containing protein produces MPDKKLICKDCGKEFIFTEGEQKFYAEKGFTNEPIRCKECRAAKKARFNNDRTRHESFNSPRITRL; encoded by the coding sequence ATGCCAGATAAAAAATTGATATGCAAGGATTGCGGCAAGGAATTCATTTTTACTGAAGGTGAACAGAAATTTTATGCTGAAAAGGGTTTTACAAATGAACCGATAAGGTGTAAGGAATGCAGGGCTGCCAAGAAAGCCAGGTTTAATAACGATAGAACAAGGCATGAGAGCTTTAATTCGCCAAGGATCACAAGGCTGTAA